A stretch of the Panicum virgatum strain AP13 chromosome 9N, P.virgatum_v5, whole genome shotgun sequence genome encodes the following:
- the LOC120691907 gene encoding probable glutamate carboxypeptidase VP8 isoform X2 yields MPHAVLARLPPGSVRLVIAFGLLLLFSLLVLRQRLAGPPARAAAGRLPSAALFLSLSPGANASIAADLRALTAGPHLAGTPAAAPAAAHVLGRLRAAGLQTLTREYEPLLSYPGRASSLALLRPDRSPLARLSLEEPADVGRRLVPPYHAYAPSGGAVAEAVFVNLGREEDYAALERLGVGVRGRIAVARRGGGYRGGVVARAAEKGAVAVLIAGRADGGIERGVVLLGGPGDPLTPGWAATGGAERLGFDDEAVKRRFPKIPSMPVSAETAVAIIRSLGGPSIPAEWQAGLAVDAGGVGPGPTLVNFTYQEDRKFEKIHDILGVIKGSQEPDRYVILGNHRDAWTYGAVDPNSGTASLLDIARRLGIMLQSGWKPRRSIILCSWDAEEFGMIGSTEWVEENLSDLHSKAVAYLNVDCAVQGVGFFAGSTPQLDKLLVDITRQVKDPDVMGKMVHDTWNEMNGGISIERLARTDSDFAPFLHHAGIPSVDLYYGKEFPGYHTSLDSYNWMEKHGDPLFLRHLAITEIWGLLALRLADDPVLPFDYQVYASQLQEHTNALSALLNNSQAVNLLNGFISDLSDAAMEVLKEAKQVDLYDEHARIRRRVLNDRLLLAERSFLQAEGLKERGWFKHLLYSPPEDYESKLSFFPGIADAISRSGNLSAQEREAAIRHEVWKVSRAIQRAARVLRGEFSRQNEQSNFTSMVTP; encoded by the exons ATGCCGCACGCCGTCCTGGCCCGCCTGCCCCCGGGCTCCGTCCGGCTCGTCAtcgccttcgggctgctgctcctCTTCTCGCTGCTCGTCCTCCGCCAACGCCTCGCGGGACCGCCGGCGAGAGCCGCCGCCGGTCGGCTCCCCTCCGCCGCACTCTTCCTCTCGCTGTCCCCGGGGGCCAACGCGAGCATCGCGGCCGACCTCCGCGCGCTCACCGCGGGGCCGCACCTCGCGGGGACGCCCGCggcggcccccgccgccgcgcacgtgcTCGGGCGGCTCCGCGCCGCGGGGCTCCAAACCCTAACGCGCGAGTACGAGCCGCTGCTCTCGTACCCCggccgcgcctcctccctcgcgcTGCTCCGGCCCGACAGGTCCCCGCTCGCGCGCCTGTCGCTGGAGGAGCCCGCGGACGTGGGGCGCCGCCTCGTGCCGCCCTACCACGCGTATGCGCCGTCCGGCGGGGCCGTCGCGGAGGCGGTGTTCGTCAACCTCGGCCGCGAGGAGGACTACGCCGCGCTCGAGAGGCTCGGGGTGGGCGTGCGCGGCCGCATCGccgtggcgcggcgcgggggcgggTACCGGGGCGGGGTGGTGGCGCGCGCAGCCGAGAAGGGCGCCGTCGCCGTGCTCATTGCGGGACGCGCGGACGGGGGCATAGAGAGAGGCGTCGTTCTGCTCGGCGGCCCCGGAGACCCGCTCACGCCCGGGTGGGCAGCCACCGGCGGGGCTGAGCGTTTGGGGTTCGACGATGAGGCAGTCAAGCGGCGCTTCCCGAAGATCCCCTCAATGCCGGTGTCGGCCGAAACGGCGGTAGCAATCATTCGAAGCCTTGGCGGCCCTTCCATACCGGCGGAATGGCAGGCCGGGCTCGCGGTGGACGCCGGTGGCGTTGGACCGGGCCCCACATTGGTCAACTTCACGTATCAG GAGGACAGGAAGTTTGAAAAAATACACGACATTTTGGGTGTCATAAAAGGGTCTCAGGAACCTGACCGTTACGTGATACTTGGTAACCACAGAGATGCATGGACTTATGGAGCAGTTGACCCTAACAGTGGGACAGCTTCACTTCTTGACATTGCTCGGCGTCTCGGAATAATGCTGCAGTCAGGATGGAAACCGCGGAGGTCCATCATCCTTTGTAGCTGGGACGCTGAAGAGTTTGGGATG ATTGGATCAACTGAATGGGTCGAAGAGAACCTATCAGATCTGCATTCCAAAGCTGTAGCTTACTTGAATGTTGATTGTGCTGTGCAAGGTGTGGGGTTTTTTGCTGGCTCTACTCCTCAATTGGACAAACTCTTGGTTGATATTACAAGACAG GTAAAGGATCCAGACGTCATGGGAAAGATGGTTCATGATACATGGAATGAAATGAATGGCGGCATCAGT ATAGAAAGACTTGCCAGAACTGATTCTGACTTCGCTCCATTTCTACATCATGCTGGAATTCCCTCTGTAGACTTGTACTATGGAAAAG AATTTCCTGGTTACCATACTTCTCTCGACTCTTATAATTGGATGGAAAAGCATGGTGATCCATTGTTTCTTCGTCATTTGGCTA TCACAGAAATTTGGGGACTGTTAGCCCTTCGCTTGGCAGACGATCCCGTCCTACCTTTTGATTATCAGGTTTACGCTTCACAATTACAG GAGCATACAAATGCACTTTCTGCCCTGCTGAATAATAGTCAAGCAGTCAATTTGCTGAATGGATTCATCAGTGATCTTTCTGATGCAGCTATGGAAGTTCTGAAGGAGGCGAAG CAGGTAGATTTATACGATGAGCATGCTAGGATAAGGCGGCGAGTGTTGAATGATCGCCTCCTGCTTGCCGAAAGAAGCTTCTTGCAGGCGGAAGGGCTTAAAGAAAGAGGATGGTTCAAGCACCTG CTGTACTCACCTCCGGAGGACTACGAAAGCAAGCTATCATTCTTCCCTGGGATCGCCGACGCCATCTCTCGGTCAGGCAACCTGAGTGCCCAAGAACGGGAGGCGGCAATTCGACATGAAGTGTGGAAAGTCTCCCGTGCAATTCAAAGGGCGGCGAGGGTTCTTAGAGGTGAATTCAGTAGGCAAAACGAACAGTCAAATTTTACTTCCATGGTGACTCCATGA
- the LOC120691907 gene encoding probable glutamate carboxypeptidase VP8 isoform X1, producing the protein MPHAVLARLPPGSVRLVIAFGLLLLFSLLVLRQRLAGPPARAAAGRLPSAALFLSLSPGANASIAADLRALTAGPHLAGTPAAAPAAAHVLGRLRAAGLQTLTREYEPLLSYPGRASSLALLRPDRSPLARLSLEEPADVGRRLVPPYHAYAPSGGAVAEAVFVNLGREEDYAALERLGVGVRGRIAVARRGGGYRGGVVARAAEKGAVAVLIAGRADGGIERGVVLLGGPGDPLTPGWAATGGAERLGFDDEAVKRRFPKIPSMPVSAETAVAIIRSLGGPSIPAEWQAGLAVDAGGVGPGPTLVNFTYQEDRKFEKIHDILGVIKGSQEPDRYVILGNHRDAWTYGAVDPNSGTASLLDIARRLGIMLQSGWKPRRSIILCSWDAEEFGMIGSTEWVEENLSDLHSKAVAYLNVDCAVQGVGFFAGSTPQLDKLLVDITRQVKDPDVMGKMVHDTWNEMNGGISIERLARTDSDFAPFLHHAGIPSVDLYYGKEFPGYHTSLDSYNWMEKHGDPLFLRHLAITEIWGLLALRLADDPVLPFDYQVYASQLQEHTNALSALLNNSQAVNLLNGFISDLSDAAMEVLKEAKKLQQVDLYDEHARIRRRVLNDRLLLAERSFLQAEGLKERGWFKHLLYSPPEDYESKLSFFPGIADAISRSGNLSAQEREAAIRHEVWKVSRAIQRAARVLRGEFSRQNEQSNFTSMVTP; encoded by the exons ATGCCGCACGCCGTCCTGGCCCGCCTGCCCCCGGGCTCCGTCCGGCTCGTCAtcgccttcgggctgctgctcctCTTCTCGCTGCTCGTCCTCCGCCAACGCCTCGCGGGACCGCCGGCGAGAGCCGCCGCCGGTCGGCTCCCCTCCGCCGCACTCTTCCTCTCGCTGTCCCCGGGGGCCAACGCGAGCATCGCGGCCGACCTCCGCGCGCTCACCGCGGGGCCGCACCTCGCGGGGACGCCCGCggcggcccccgccgccgcgcacgtgcTCGGGCGGCTCCGCGCCGCGGGGCTCCAAACCCTAACGCGCGAGTACGAGCCGCTGCTCTCGTACCCCggccgcgcctcctccctcgcgcTGCTCCGGCCCGACAGGTCCCCGCTCGCGCGCCTGTCGCTGGAGGAGCCCGCGGACGTGGGGCGCCGCCTCGTGCCGCCCTACCACGCGTATGCGCCGTCCGGCGGGGCCGTCGCGGAGGCGGTGTTCGTCAACCTCGGCCGCGAGGAGGACTACGCCGCGCTCGAGAGGCTCGGGGTGGGCGTGCGCGGCCGCATCGccgtggcgcggcgcgggggcgggTACCGGGGCGGGGTGGTGGCGCGCGCAGCCGAGAAGGGCGCCGTCGCCGTGCTCATTGCGGGACGCGCGGACGGGGGCATAGAGAGAGGCGTCGTTCTGCTCGGCGGCCCCGGAGACCCGCTCACGCCCGGGTGGGCAGCCACCGGCGGGGCTGAGCGTTTGGGGTTCGACGATGAGGCAGTCAAGCGGCGCTTCCCGAAGATCCCCTCAATGCCGGTGTCGGCCGAAACGGCGGTAGCAATCATTCGAAGCCTTGGCGGCCCTTCCATACCGGCGGAATGGCAGGCCGGGCTCGCGGTGGACGCCGGTGGCGTTGGACCGGGCCCCACATTGGTCAACTTCACGTATCAG GAGGACAGGAAGTTTGAAAAAATACACGACATTTTGGGTGTCATAAAAGGGTCTCAGGAACCTGACCGTTACGTGATACTTGGTAACCACAGAGATGCATGGACTTATGGAGCAGTTGACCCTAACAGTGGGACAGCTTCACTTCTTGACATTGCTCGGCGTCTCGGAATAATGCTGCAGTCAGGATGGAAACCGCGGAGGTCCATCATCCTTTGTAGCTGGGACGCTGAAGAGTTTGGGATG ATTGGATCAACTGAATGGGTCGAAGAGAACCTATCAGATCTGCATTCCAAAGCTGTAGCTTACTTGAATGTTGATTGTGCTGTGCAAGGTGTGGGGTTTTTTGCTGGCTCTACTCCTCAATTGGACAAACTCTTGGTTGATATTACAAGACAG GTAAAGGATCCAGACGTCATGGGAAAGATGGTTCATGATACATGGAATGAAATGAATGGCGGCATCAGT ATAGAAAGACTTGCCAGAACTGATTCTGACTTCGCTCCATTTCTACATCATGCTGGAATTCCCTCTGTAGACTTGTACTATGGAAAAG AATTTCCTGGTTACCATACTTCTCTCGACTCTTATAATTGGATGGAAAAGCATGGTGATCCATTGTTTCTTCGTCATTTGGCTA TCACAGAAATTTGGGGACTGTTAGCCCTTCGCTTGGCAGACGATCCCGTCCTACCTTTTGATTATCAGGTTTACGCTTCACAATTACAG GAGCATACAAATGCACTTTCTGCCCTGCTGAATAATAGTCAAGCAGTCAATTTGCTGAATGGATTCATCAGTGATCTTTCTGATGCAGCTATGGAAGTTCTGAAGGAGGCGAAG AAACTGCAGCAGGTAGATTTATACGATGAGCATGCTAGGATAAGGCGGCGAGTGTTGAATGATCGCCTCCTGCTTGCCGAAAGAAGCTTCTTGCAGGCGGAAGGGCTTAAAGAAAGAGGATGGTTCAAGCACCTG CTGTACTCACCTCCGGAGGACTACGAAAGCAAGCTATCATTCTTCCCTGGGATCGCCGACGCCATCTCTCGGTCAGGCAACCTGAGTGCCCAAGAACGGGAGGCGGCAATTCGACATGAAGTGTGGAAAGTCTCCCGTGCAATTCAAAGGGCGGCGAGGGTTCTTAGAGGTGAATTCAGTAGGCAAAACGAACAGTCAAATTTTACTTCCATGGTGACTCCATGA
- the LOC120691298 gene encoding myosin-binding protein 7-like has protein sequence MDPAADPSPSRRSLKRRPPARSPELSPKAGGGEPAAEELIRRVEELEAAAARLRGEKEAAEEAARGLRQDLDAERASAETAASEAMLMIERLQREKAAAQMEARQFKRYAEGRADREREVQEELASLSDLAASYHSRLQSHGIDPDSFTDDEEEEGEEAEQFNMDAVVVERNGGDLSIAMELKAMVVVDGGGEEGQEEEPSSPVEKEFVYTVDVATCASTTKAAGSVVVAEYMGEGNSGGLYARVEALEADRVALRREIAALRAERAQLVMAREMARRLCWEMVAERRAIVKKPAAPASSFSVLRICKWVFSILFWRNRSSTAKFTFGLSTTFLGLLLLLDRSTMLSPWRRLPRPQR, from the exons ATGGATCCGGCCGCGGAcccctcgccgtcgcggcggtCGCTGAAGCGGCGGCCGCCCGCGCGGTCGCCGGAGCTGTCGCCGAAGGCGGGGGGAGGGGAGCCAGCGGCGGAGGAGCTGATCCGGCGGGTGGAGGAgctggaggccgcggcggcgcggctgcggggggagaaggaggccgcggaggaggcggcgcgcggcctgCGGCAGGACCTGGACGCGGAGCGGGCCTCCGCGGAGACGGCGGCCAGCGAGGCCATGCTCATGATCGAGCGCCTGCAGCGGGAGAAGGCCGCCGCGCAGATGGAGGCGCGCCAGTTCAAGCGCTACGCCGAGGGCCGCGCCGACCGGGAGCGCGAGGTCCAGGAGGAGCTCGCCTCGCTCTCTGACCTCGCCGCCTCCTACCACTCCCGCCTCCAGTCCCACGGCATCGACCCGGACTCCTTcaccgacgacgaggaggaggagggcgaggaggcCGAGCAGTTCAACATGGACGCGGTCGTGGTGGAGAGGAACGGCGGCGACCTGAGCATTGCCATGGAGCTGAAAGCCATGGTGGtcgttgacggcggcggcgaagagggGCAGGAAGAGGAGCCGTCGTCCCCCGTGGAGAAGGAATTCGTGTACACGGTGGATGTTGCTACCTGCGCGAGCACGACGAAGGCGGCTGggtcggtggtggtggcggagtACATGGGGGAAGGGAACTCAGGCGGGTTGTATGCGAGGGTCGAGGCGCTGGAGGCGGACAGGGTGGCACTGCGGAGGGAAATCGCGGCTCTGCGAGCGGAGAGAGCGCAGCTGGTGATGGCCAGGGAGATGGCGCGGCGGCTGTGCTGGGAGATGGTTGCTGAGCGGAGAGCCATTGTGAAGAAACCAGCAGCCCCAGCGAGCAGTTTCTCAGTGCTCAGGATTTGCAAG TGGGTTTTCTCAATACTGTTTTGGAGAAACAGGAGTTCTACAGCCAA GTTTACCTTCGGTTTGTCGACTACATTCCTTGGCCTTCTTCTGCTTCTTGACAGATCCACAATGTTGAGTCCCTGGCGACGTCTCCCGAGGCCACAACGATGA
- the LOC120687730 gene encoding protein MKS1-like has product MTMTVAMPSSEASSSPSNKRGLRGPRPQPLKVTASPTASSSSSKPASGSKKPVIVYEHTPKVVHARPQEFMTVVQRLTGKPAPATLSSSLPPYVQGFSPAAAVAEEGGDPLLLTLGQGQAAPPPAPTTLPSPMAAGLLLSPGFIFSPNTMQAIQELSPLF; this is encoded by the coding sequence ATGACTATGACCGTGGCCATGCCGTCGTCGGAGGCGTCGTCGTCTCCTTCTAACAAGAGGGGCCTCCGGGGGCCGCGGCCGCAGCCGCTGAAGGTGACGGCGTCGCCGACGgcttcgtcgtcgtcgtccaagCCGGCGTCCGGCTCCAAGAAGCCGGTGATCGTGTACGAGCACACGCCCAAGGTCGTCCACGCCAGGCCGCAGGAGTTCATGACCGTCGTGCAGCGGCTCACCGGCAAGCCCGCGCCCGCCACGTTGTCGTCGTCCTTGCCGCCGTACGTGCAAGGcttctcgccggcggcggcggtggccgaggAGGGCGGCGACCCGCTGCTGCTCACGCTCGGGCAGggccaggccgcgccgccgccagcaccgaCGACGCTGCCGTCCCCCATGGCGGCCGGGCTGCTGCTGTCCCCGGGCTTCATCTTCTCCCCCAACACCATGCAGGCCATCCAGGAGCTCAGTCCCTTGTTCTAA